Proteins found in one Triticum aestivum cultivar Chinese Spring chromosome 4D, IWGSC CS RefSeq v2.1, whole genome shotgun sequence genomic segment:
- the LOC123096026 gene encoding uncharacterized protein yields the protein MAEARPSSSFPVDWDGLPTDLLRSIGELLDVPCCIRFRGVCRSWRAALPAMPPPWLVIPDGGYPTLMDHFTFVSLPTRGCALWALPGSRCVGSSAGWLALLDPSMSVTLLNPLTNAQVRLPPLRRDGHLYPSPFGVNSDGSPEYFHAGPRPDKRICTVQYKLIQKVAFSANPTVQDHAVAVLCRYGLGLAFTRAGLDGWQWLHWPDAAGRGGPDVGELYGGSNTDLDIVYHDGKFYYMTRCGQIWTLDADADAPTPVTPVPFVKCRPKLGPDHRRYGKHLVFAQDGMLHVVWSDGPGLPLETRDRLMRMHVQTYHPGGSRPRRWRKARHLSGRAFLIGSRSHSLAVPASVASAPSTWIRPNCVYFTCIMPGSDYINGESVEVLPPEIWEFNVKTGVFRECDRRDIPDSDWLEWPKAIWFTPSLL from the coding sequence ATGGCGGAGGCAAGGCCGTCGTCGAGTTTCCCAGTCGACTGGGATGGTCTTCCTACAGATCTACTGAGGAGCATCGGCGAGCTCCTCGATGTGCCTTGCTGCATACGGTTCCGCGGCGTGTGCCGGTCCTGGCGCGCGGCTCTCCCCGCGATGCCGCCGCCGTGGCTGGTGATCCCCGACGGCGGCTACCCCACCTTGATGGACCACTTCACGTTCGTCTCCCTCCCGACGCGCGGCTGCGCACTCTGGGCACTTCCGGGCTCGCGCTGCGTCGGCTCCAGCGCCGGCTGGCTCGCCCTCCTCGACCCTAGCATGAGCGTCACGCTACTGAACCCCCTGACAAACGCGCAGGTCCGCCTTCCGCCGCTCCGGCGAGACGGACACCTCTATCCGAGCCCCTTCGGCGTCAACTCCGACGGCTCGCCGGAGTACTTCCACGCAGGTCCGCGGCCAGACAAACGCATCTGCACCGTGCAGTATAAGTTGATCCAGAAGGTGGCCTTCTCCGCCAACCCCACCGTCCAGGACCACGCGGTCGCCGTCCTCTGCCGCTACGGGCTCGGCCTGGCGTTCACGAGAGCAGGCCTAGACGGCTGGCAGTGGCTGCACTGGCCTGACGCTGCCGGCCGCGGCGGACCGGACGTCGGCGAGCTCTACGGCGGCAGCAACACAGACCTTGACATCGTGTACCACGACGGCAAGTTTTACTACATGACACGGTGCGGGCAGATATGGACCCTCGACGCGGATGCGGACGCGCCTACCCCCGTCACGCCGGTGCCGTTCGTCAAGTGCCGCCCTAAGCTTGGTCCCGACCACCGCCGCTACGGGAAGCATCTCGTCTTCGCCCAGGACGGCATGCTGCACGTGGTGTGGAGCGACGGCCCCGGTCTGCCTTTGGAAACACGAGACAGGCTGATGCGAATGCATGTTCAGACCTACCATCCAGGCGGCTCCCGGCCCCGGCGCTGGAGGAAGGCGCGGCACTTGAGTGGCCGAGCCTTCCTCATCGGCAGCCGCAGCCACTCCCTGGCGGTGCCGGCGTCTGTGGCGTCCGCACCGTCGACGTGGATAAGGCCCAACTGCGTCTACTTCACCTGCATTATGCCAGGATCCGACTATATTAATGGAGAGTCCGTGGAGGTGCTGCCTCCGGAAATTTGGGAGTTCAACGTCAAGACCGGTGTCTTCCGGGAGTGCGACAGACGAGACATCCCGGATTCGGATTGGCTCGAGTGGCCAAAAGCTATCTGGTTTACGCCTTCCTTGTTGTAA